Proteins found in one Miscanthus floridulus cultivar M001 chromosome 4, ASM1932011v1, whole genome shotgun sequence genomic segment:
- the LOC136550190 gene encoding transmembrane E3 ubiquitin-protein ligase FLY2-like produces the protein MGPAAGSGVVIRAAVVGLVLVGIALAPPLAAALRPLRERVASVGAAASAGSWGDEHAFFKRDENDIGPYSWNITGTYKGSWTFAGATNGSSRFLEFVESKGDSVLELLSTPTKISGVHYVQGSITFHDVIDNAHDGGVAQIRLEGVYIWPFRQLRMVANSGADGEPLQEEDYFLSNPYHLLRIFSSQVFQESSEEKNQRKNSLTYDMEKHCNTEIAAKVVRVSSNPNDGEHEKYRLEGLVESPAVDDDGECFSPILLNATSLNVEVYYNKAVSYTLMVTFISFLQILLLIRQMEHSNTQSGAAKVSILMIGQQAIMDAYLCLLHLTAGILVESIFNAFATAAFFKFVVFSIFEMRYLLAIWKASRPLNSGEGWEIMRRELSVLYSRFYGILLGGILLMYELHNFLRPLLLLMYSFWVPQIITNVIRDTRKPLHPQYILGMTVTRLALPLYIFGCPSNFMRIEPDKKWCIAVTVFMGIQAAVLLLQHYLGSRCFIPRQILPEKYCYHRKVEDSTNQPIDCVICMTTIDLTQRTSEYMVAPCEHIFHSGCLQRWMDIKMECPTCRRSLPPA, from the exons ATGGGGCCCGCCGCCGGAAGCGGCGTCGTGATCAGGGCCGCTGTGGTAGGGCTCGTGCTGGTCGGCATCGCCCTGGCCCCGCCTCTGGCCGCGGCGCTGCGGCCGCTCCGGGAGCGCGTCGCGTCCGTCGGAGCCGCCGCCTCGGCCGGTTCGTGGGGCGATGAG CATGCCTTCTTCAAAAGGGATGAGAACGATATAGGCCCATATTCATGGAATATTACGGGAACGTATAAAG GGAGCTGGACCTTTGCTGGTGCCACAAATGGTTCATCTAGGTTTCTTGAGTTTGTGGAATCTAAAGGTGACTCAGTTCTTGAATTGTTGAGCACTCCAACAAAGATAAGTGGGGTGCATTATGTTCAG GGTTCAATTACATTCCATGATGTCATTGACAATGCCCACGATGGTGGAGTGGCTCAAATAAGGTTAGAAGGAGTGTACATATGGCCTTTTAGACAACTCCGCATGGTAGCAAACAG TGGTGCAGATGGTGAACCACTTCAGGAAGAGGATTACTTTTTGTCAAATCCATACCATTTG CTGCGGATTTTCTCCTCACAAGTGTTCCAAGAATCTTCTGAAGAGAAGAACCAAAGGAAGAATT CTCTCACATATGACATGGAGAAACATTGCAACACAGAAATAGCTGCTAAGGTTGTTCGTGTGTCATCTAACCCAAATG ATGGAGAACACGAGAAGTACCGTTTGGAGGGTTTGGTGGAGAGTCCAGCTGTCGATGATGATGGGGAATGCTTCTCTCCTATCTTATTGAATGCAACTTCTTTGAATGTTGAAGTTTATTACAACAAAGCAGTTAGCTACACACTGATGGTCACTTTT ATCTCTTTCCTTCAAATTTTGCTGCTGATTAGACAAATGGAGCATAGCAACACTCAATCC GGAGCTGCTAAGGTTTCTATTTTAATGATTGGCCAACAAGctatcatggatgcatatctcTGTCTACTTCACCTGACTGCTGGGATATTGGTTG AGTCAATCTTTAACGCCTTCGCAACGGCTGCATTCTTCAAATTTGTTGTATTTTCTATTTTTGAAATGAGGTACCTTCTCGCCATATGGAAAGCAAGTAGGCCTTTAAACAGTGGAGAAGGTTGGGAGATAATGAGGCGAGAGCTGTCTGTACTTTACAGCCGCTTTT ATGGCATTCTTTTGGGAGGAATCCTTCTAATGTATGAGCTGCACAATTTCTTACGCCCACTTCTTCTCCTGATGTACTCCTTTTGGGTACCTCAAATTATCACAAATGTCATCAGGGACACAAGAAAACCTCTGCACCCGCAATATATTTTAGGCATGACAGTTACCCGCCTTGCTCTTCCATTGTACATATTTGGATGCCCTAGTAACTTCATGCGCATTGAGCCCGACAAGAAATGGTGCATAGCTGTTACAGTATTCATGGGTATCCAAGCAGCAGTGCTTCTGCTTCAGCACTATCTTGGTTCTCGCTGCTTTATTCCTCGCCAG ATACTGCCTGAGAAATACTGCTACCACAGGAAGGTAGAGGATAGCACGAATCAGCCCATCGAttgtgttatttgcatgactacaATCGACCTTACCCAAAGAACAAGTGAATACATG GTGGCGCCTTGCGAGCATATATTTCACTCAGGCTGTTTACAACGTTGGATGGACATCAAGATGGAGTGCCCAACTTGCAGGCGCTCCCTACCGCCAGCTTAG